A section of the Sebastes fasciatus isolate fSebFas1 chromosome 5, fSebFas1.pri, whole genome shotgun sequence genome encodes:
- the prrc2c gene encoding protein PRRC2C isoform X4: protein MSEKSGQSTKAKDGKTKYATLSLFNTYKGKSLETQKTAVAARHGLQSLGKVAASRRMPPPANLPSLKAENKGNDPNVNIVPKDGSGWASRPEGGEERQQETPPPPIKPVVLPPPEPSIVGSRSWASSKPTQPDGAPPRVSSHFHQEFPSLQAAGEVEKGDGQEEEPYGPGPSLRPQNVGSWREGGGRNLITAPSPPEMDNRAPEEGSTALGTSTPAGEADEPGRNVTADVQREKRDGKERLPPSAPPPQPKLNGGQQPPAGVPTHFDPAFRSMMPPYMFHAYPQMTFGPGQGNLRYPVPQDGAKLVRGPRSARPQQAPPQSWHQDPDRPSIISATELKELDNLDTDTDEGWAGAQMEVDYTEKLNFSDDEENQAAKDKRENWEWMGKVERIRSRPPDGQEGWKEGTEDRGGSKTSWADGDPRAPSPGIMGQYNKSAAPQDYQGGTRSVGGGAPRGPKPQAATAPGADEDPEAWRQKRKKPAEVSEAVERARRRRDEEERRMEEQRLSACAEKLKRLNEKHRQATEIQSALAQTTNDEAVAAQEEESSSAPAPVSSPVPSIPVSQSPVPIMQAPLPEMVDQDGEGMERELVEPSVEEEVQLPRQPSPPIQRPVSVDPEPQSEGESSLVEVSPLMEENQVDRTTVPIRDYFNIEDNRVDEPHLSLPLMDPPSGEEVPVAPPQLEGEAAAAMRPSLTSGYSKQFQKSLPPRFLRQQEQMKQQQWQQQQHQSGGSVSPSGGGGVPAPQQQQQQQQQQQQHRSMYQPIGPHHQHLASMGFDPRWLMMQSYMDPRMMSGRPPMDMPTNIHPGRMPPKQIVRREPGDNSSSSSDSFDHLTRPIRDHGLPSDSRMVWGSEPYPQSEPLPSVTPPKGRDDNKEPRVDSGLDLDRGLPAMYPQDHSTLDSHKSNFFQDPTESLSAFSQGPEDAPGPLDLVPVSSAFDPEESGLPSGEEVEALGQAMLQRSVSQGSSHSLKLDEPRFDGLSLGTKSLELQDTGERADDKPQNELYPQAAVTSNRATPPADGLHKQEKLPLPAPSKQKAELRWGGRSGAGRREGPGGERPLRRSGPIKKPVLRDMKEEREQREEREKRHERGDRGDRSKKDQSSKAPSAAAAVSEGSRPQGEGKREAAEAEETPTGHQRVRDSQPSSVVPTSSSQEEKADKPPSNDKHPEPKLPFRKESNLPPRAYRREEREREREREKEMDKDKDKDRDRDRDKEWPLDSNFKGRGRGEYYARGRSYRGTYGGRCRGSRGRSRAEYNYREPRSRSDLPSVGGAAAFRNREESETRSESSDFEVIPKRRRRRGSDTDSESEGGRESASDTGPSDREPSTKPSHPLRRELPGEARPGPHKPGFGPPHMGDRVGPRGDDESRPKPGFLPKGEPSRRGRGGLYSRRGGARERGGPRAGPLRRPGARESSSQWPSKPMETFRPEDTESSQRYDNPAADRRPNRSDCKKFGDGGPQNSRERPRRSRPARPPRQDKPPRFRRLKEREAAVLASGETAPSPPVPLLPVPAAAVPSSAPISLSPTLSRAPGTPVTVPAEVAATMPAPDLSSPLEASLPETSSPTITAVGTKSPDLSNQNSSDQANEEWETASESSDFNERREREERKGALEAANEAATACAPAPAPPQGSLTPNRSPPDGGVTPKRDGAPAAKRSFSSQRPTERQNRRGNSGAKPVRGYAGGKGERRGGAKAGRKGPAAQQNSDGMTQSTGGASQRPSKDQSGRRKDEAKQAAKKPKENALSQFDLNNYASVVIIDDHPEVTTTEDPQSNTNDDGFTEVVSRKQQKRLQDEEKRKKEEQTTQNWSKKGSGEKGRGGGGKLPPRFAKKQSSQQQQQQQQQQQQQQQQQQQQQQQQQQASQSQPPVTPTPQAQQQPPISAPQHPHLPPSQPAASPQTLEGTVAPLPSIPPVIVDFTSKSLPPPPAQTHSTLGTELWENKVAGPIVLPDVKKLGPISPPQPPSVSAWNKPLTSFTGTVSSEGVKLGSEGSVELAIDSIQFGAPSSAGSTDSDGVPALLETVSDNKLPAPKEQRQKQPRAGPIKTQKLPEMEPMETKEYKPGPIGKERSLKNRKAKDARGGEGEGMEGGVPGGGVSRATDSSPPTSDPIVPELGGDIECMITVPSVEYNSISKESVTDYTTPSSSLADSVPTGVNKIEESLVASVALPHSLPLPRRETLQQSSSLSTVSPATVDLTLKMESARKAWENSPSLEKNSPVTSSSSPITSCASSYSTFSSASMPQIPVASVTPSTSLSVDDGRHAPSLEKQTGVPAREQSSGTYTTSALSTKTTTASDPPNICKVKPQQLQGGSLSSSSSSSSSSSFSQLGCVPTLLPQQQQTPQVYVSQSAAAQIPAFYMDTSHLFSTPHPRLAPPSLAQQQGFQPGLSQPTAVQQIPIPIYAPLQGQPQHQHQHQHQHQHQHQHQHQHTHQAQLGLSTGPPVSQPQDLFSSSLQPYRSQQAFMQSSLSQPSMMLSGPSLHSYAGVQASDLGKPQSSLAYQQASSQQHIPILFEPQLNQPSGMGGSQLIDTHLLQLSLAQARQGMSQHSNMYSGQVQQHGQSSYYSNTQSPSSAMQQVTVPLSSSQLSLSNFGSGGGQPLLALPPTPPQVQPPNINRQPPVSNPYRGIMGPNHSMMQPPTSKMDMDLKLFGSGMDVKPGTPPIGARSTTPTSSHYRASSTSPSSQSSKINSMLYQKQFQASSAGMRMTQHFPGQFNPQILSQPNIVSPLVRPPHINSFAGGVHRSPMGPPMSPNMGGGLMPHPRPQHPQHSQHPQHPQHPQHPQHPQHPQHPQHPQHPQHPQHPQHPQHPQHPQHPQHPQHPPRGPPVPSLAPRGTQAAMKAEQDLKAKQRAEVLQSTHKFFSDQQQQQLKAPQVSQVSRLDQVVKPQLDAPAPNHQAMGDRPDSDKPPISMAKPIRTGPIKPQAIKPEEGK from the exons ATGTCCGAGAAGTCAGGGCAAAGCACCAAGGCAAAGGATGGCAAAACAAAGTATGCAACCCTTAGCCTCTTCAATACCTACAAGGGCAAATCTCTGGAaacccagaaaactgcag TGGCTGCCAGACATGGGCTCCAAAGTTTGGGCAAAGTTGCTGCCAGCCGGCGCATGCCCCCTCCGGCCAACCTGCCCAGCCTGAAGGCAGAGAACAAGGGAAACGACCCCAACGTCAACATCGTCCCCAAAGACGGTAGTGGCTGGGCATCTCGGcctgagggaggggaggagag GCAACAGGAGACGCCCCCACCCCCGATCAAACCAGTAGTGCTCCCACCACCAGAGCCTTCTATTGTGGGCAGCCGCTCCTGGGCAAGCAGCAAGCCGACGCAGCCAGACG GTGCTCCTCCTCGGGTGAGCAGCCATTTTCACCAGGAGTTTCCCAGCTTGCAGGCGGCTGGTGAGGTGGAGAAAGGGGACGGTCAAGAAGAGGAGCCTTATGGACCAGGCCCCAGCCTCAGACCTCAAA ATGTTGGCAGTTGGCGTGAGGGCGGTGGCAGGAATTTGATCACTGCACCCAGCCCCCCCGAGATGGACAACAGGGCTCCGGAGGAGGGTAGTACGGCCCTTGGTACCTCTACACCAGCAGGGGAAGCTGATGAGCCTGGACGAAACGTAACCGCTGACGTCCAGAGGGAGAAGAGGGATGGCAAGGAGAGGTTGCCCCCCTCGGCCCCGCCTCCTCAGCCTAAACTTAATGGGGGGCAGCAGCCTCCTGCTGGGGTGCCAACCCACTTCGACCCTGCTTTCAGGAGCATGATGCCACCCTAC ATGTTCCACGCCTATCCTCAAATGACTTTTGGCCCAGGGCAAGGAAACTTAAGATACCCTGTACCACAAGATGGAGCAAA gtTGGTCAGGGGTCCTCGTTCAGCACGACCCCAGCAGGCTCCCCCTCAGTCCTGGCACCAGGACCCAGACAGACCCTCTATCATCAGCGCAACAGAACTTAAAGAGCTGGACAACTTAGACACCGATACTGATGAGGGCTGGGCAG GAGCTCAGATGGAGGTGGACTACACTGAGAAACTAAACTTCAGCGATGACGAGGAGAACCAAGCTGCTAAAGACAAAAGAGAAAACTG gGAATGGATGGGTAAAGTGGAGCGTATAAGATCTCGACCACCAGACGGTCAGGAGGGCTGGAAGGAGGGCACTGAGGACCGTGGGGGCAGTAAAACCTCATGGGCCGATGGTGATCCCAGAGCGCCATCACCTGGCATTATGGGGCAGTACAATAAGTCAGCTGCTCCACAGGACTACCAG GGCGGCACTCGTTCTGTTGGTGGCGGAGCTCCACGTGGGCCCAAACCACAGGCTGCAACGGCACCTGGTGCTGATGAGGACCCTGAGGCATGGCGACAGAAGCGCAAGAAGCCTGCAGAAGTTTCTGAAGCTGTAGAACGAGCGAGACGACGGAGAGATGAAGAGGAACGGCGGATGGAAGAACAGCGGCTTTCTGCTTGTGCTGAAAAACTTAAACGTCTCAATGAAAAACACCGCCAGGCAACTGAGATCCAATCTGCCCTCGCTCAGACCACCAATGATGAAGCAGTAGCTGCCCAAGAGGAAGAGTCCTCATCAGCTCCGGCTCCTGTATCCAGTCCTGTTCCGTCGATCCCAGTTTCACAATCACCGGTCCCAATCATGCAAGCTCCTTTACCTGAGATGGTGGATCAAGACGGGGAGGGGATGGAACGAGAGCTAGTAGAACCAAGTGTAGAGGAGGAGGTTCAATTGCCTCGTCAGCCCAGCCCCCCCATCCAGAGACCTGTGTCTGTAGATCCAGAGCCtcagagcgagggagagagctCCTTGGTTGAGGTCAGCCCCCTGATGGAGGAGAACCAGGTAGACAGGACAACAGTGCCTATCCGCGACTATTTCAACATAGAGGACAACAGAG TGGATGAGCCCCACCTGTCTCTGCCTCTCATGGACCCCCCCAGTGGTGAGGAAGTCCCCGTGGCACCACCACAGCTGGAAGGAGAAGCAGCAGCTGCTATGCGTCCCTCTCTTACCTCAGGCTATTCCAAACAGTTTCAAAAGTCTTTGCCTCCTCGTTTCCTTAGACAGCAG GAGCAGATGAAGCAGCAACAatggcaacaacagcaacaccagAGTGGGGGCTCCGTGTCTCCATCAGGTGGGGGCGGCGTTCCAGctccccagcagcagcagcagcagcagcaacaacagcaacaacaccgCTCCATGTATCAACCCATTGGCCCCCATCACCAGCACCTGGCCTCCATGGGGTTTGACCCCCGCTGGCTCATGATGCAGTCCTACATGGACCCACGCATGATGTCAGGACGCCCTCCCATGGACATGCCAACTAACATTCACCCTG GGAGGATGCCTCCTAAGCAGATTGTGCGCAGAGAGCCCGGTGACAACTCAAGCTCCAGCTCTGACTCCTTTGACCATCTAACCCGACCAATTCGTGACCATGGCCTGCCGTCAGACTCGCGGATGGTATGGGGGTCGGAGCCGTACCCACAATCAGAGCCGTTACCGTCTGTAACTCCTCCAAAAGGACGGGATGATAACAAGGAGCCgag GGTGGACTCTGGTTTGGATCTGGACAGGGGTCTCCCAGCTATGTATCCCCAGGACCACAGTACATTGGACTCTCATAAAAGTAACTTCTTCCAGGACCCTACGGAGTCCCTGTCGGCATTTTCCCAGGGCCCAGAGGATGCGCCAGGGCCTCTAGACCTGGTCCCTGTAAGCTCAGCCTTTGATCCTGAGGAGTCAGGCCTACCCAGTGGAGAAGAGGTGGAAGCTCTTGGTCAAGCTATGCTCCAGAGGAGTGTCTCCCAGGGCTCCAGCCACTCCCTCAAGCTGGATGAGCCCAGGTTTGATGGGCTATCCCTGGGAACAAAATCACTAGAGCTACAGGACACAGGAGAACGGGCTGATGATAAGCCCCAGAATGAACTCTACCCCCAGGCTGCGGTGACTAGCAACCGGGCAACACCTCCTGCTGATGGATTACACAAACAAGAGAAGCTGCCTCTGCCAGCCCCTAGCAAGCAGAAAGCTGAGCTGCGCTGGGGTGGAAGATCAGGAGCCGGACGCAGAGAAGGACCAGGGGGAGAGAGGCCTCTCCGCAGGTCTGGGCCAATTAAGAAGCCTGTCTTAAGGGACATGAAAGAAGAGCGAGagcaaagagaagagagagagaagcgtCACGAGAGAGGGGATAGAGGAGACCGGTCCAAAAAGGATCAGTCATCCAAAGCTCCCTCTGCAGCTGCCGCTGTGTCCGAGGGCTCCAGACCTCAGGGCGAGGGGAAGAGAGAAGCCGCCGAGGCCGAGGAAACACCGACTGGCCATCAGAGAGTCAGAGACTCGCAGCCTTCATCTGTGGTTCCCACCTCTTCCTCTCAGGAGGAGAAAGCAGACAAACCGCCCAGCAATGACAAACATCCAGAACCGAAACTGCCCTTCAGGAAAGAGTCCAATCTTCCTCCACGTGCCTACCgacgggaggagagagagcgggaacgtgagagggagaaggaaatggacaaagacaaagacaaagacagagacagagacagagataaaGAGTGGCCTTTGGACTCAAATTTCAAAGGACGTGGTCGAGGGGAGTATTACGCCAGAGGACGGAGCTACCGGGGGACTTACGGTGGCCGATGCAGGGGGAGTCGTGGTCGAAGCCGGGCAGAGTACAATTACCGAGAGCCCCGTTCACGCTCTGATTTACCTTCTGTTGGAGGTGCTGCTGCCTTTCGCAACAGGGAAGAAAGTGAAACTCGCAGTGAGAGCTCAGACTTTGAAGTTATACCAAAACGTAGACGGCGCCGCGGTTCAGACACAGATTCTGAAAGTGAAGGTGGGAGAGAGTCTGCCAGTGACACTGGACCCTCTGACCGTGAGCCTAGCACCAAACCTAGCCATCCATTGAGACGAGAGCTCCCTGGGGAGGCCCGGCCTGGGCCCCACAAGCCAGGCTTTGGACCTCCTCACATGGGAGACAGGGTCGGACCTAGAGGGGACGATGAAAGCAGACCCAAGCCAGGATTCCTTCCTAAAGGAGAGCCCTCTcggcgaggaagaggaggactaTACAGTAGACGAGGTGGAGCAAGGGAACGCGGCGGCCCTCGCGCAGGTCCTCTTAGACGGCCAGGAGCTAGAGAGTCCTCTTCTCAGTGGCCCTCTAAACCAATGGAGACATTCAGGCCTGAGGACACTGAGTCCAGTCAAAGATATGACAATCCTGCCGCTGACCGACGACCCAATAGGTCTGATTGCAAGAAATTTGGGGACGGGGGACCTCAGAATAGTAGAGAAAGGCCTCGTCGGTCCAGACCAGCACGACCCCCCAGACAAGATAAACCTCCCCGCTTTAGGCGATTGAAGGAGCGGGAGGCTGCAGTGTTAGCTAGTGGAGAAACAGCCCCAAGTCCCCCTGTCCCTCTACTCCCagtgcctgctgctgctgtccccAGCTCTGCCCCCATCTCCCTCTCCCCAACCCTGTCCAGAGCTCCAGGAACACCTGTAACTGTGCCTGCGGAAGTGGCAGCCACTATGCCTGCACCCGACTTGTCCTCTCCTTTAGAAGCATCCTTGCCTGAGACCAGCAGCCCCACCATCACTGCAGTCGGTACCAAGTCCCCTGACTTGTCCAACCAGAACTCTTCAGATCAAGCCAATGAGGAATGGGAAACTGCCTCCGAGAGCAGCGACTTCAACGAAAGGCGAGAGcgagaagaaaggaaaggagcACTGGAGGCCGCTAATGAAGCCGCCACTGCCTGTGCCCCGGCACCCGCACCCCCTCAGGGCTCTTTGACCCCCAATAGAAGCCCTCCTGATGGAGGGGTGACTCCAAAACGTGATGGGGCTCCTGCAGCCAAGAGGAGTTTCTCAAGTCAGAGgcctacagagagacagaatcGTAGAGGCAACAGTGGAGCCAAACCAGTCCGGGGCTACGCAGGGGGcaagggggagaggaggggaggagccAAAGCTGGCCGCAAAGG CCCTGCAGCCCAGCAGAACTCCGATGGGATGACACAATCAACTGGAGGAGCATCCCAGAGGCCTTCAAAAGACCAGTCTGGCCGTCGCAAAGATGAGGCCAAACAGGCTGCTAAGAAGCCCAAAGAGAATGCTCTTTCTCAGTTTGATCTTAACAACTATGCCA GTGTTGTGATCATTGATGACCACCCAGAGGTCACCACCACAGAGGACCCACAGTCCAACACCAATGATGACGGCTTCACAGAGGTGGTCTCCCGCAAGCAACAAAAACGCCTGCAGGAcgaagagaaaaggaaaaaggaagagCAGACTACTCAG AACTGGAGTAAAAAAGGCTCTGGTGAGAAGggcagaggaggcggaggaaAGCTGCCGCCAAGATTTGCTAAAAAGCAGTCAtcgcaacagcagcagcaacaacaacagcagcagcaacagcagcagcagcagcagcaacagcagcagcagcaacaacagcaggcCTCACAGTCTCAGCCTCCTGTAACTCCCACACCTCAGGCCCAACAGCAACCCCCTATTTCTGCTCCCCAGCATCCCCACCTTCCCCCCTCCCAGCCAGCTGCATCCCCTCAGACACTGGAAGGAACGGTGGCTCCACTGCCCTCCATTCCCCCCGTCATTGTGGACTTTACCTCAAAGAGCCTACCCCCGCCACCTGCGCAGACACACAGCACTCTGGGTACAGAACTGTGGGAGAACAAGGTAGCGGGCCCCATTGTCCTTCCCGATGTCAAGAAGC TTGGTCCAATCAGCCCTCCCCAGCCACCTTCTGTGAGTGCCTGGAACAAACCTCTTACCTCCTTTACTGGCACTGTCTCCTCTGAG GGTGTGAAGCTTGGATCAGAGGGCAGTGTGGAATTGGCAATAGACAGTATTCAGTTTGGAGCGCCGTCATCTGCAGGCAGCACAGACAGCGACGGAGTTCCAGCGTTGCTAGAAACCGTCTCTGACAACAAACTACCTGCTCCCAaagaacagagacagaaacaaccTCGAGCTGGCCCAATCAAAACACAGAAG CTTCCTGAAATGGAACCAATGGAAACCAAGGAGTACAAGCCAGGTCCCATTGGTAAAGAGCGCTCTTTAAAGAACCGCAAGGCCAAAGACGCACGTGGAGGAGAAGGcgaggggatggagggaggagttCCTGGAGGAGGCGTCAGTAGAGCCACAGACTCCAGTCCTCCCACCAGTGACCCCATAGTACCAGAGCTGGGAGGAGACATCGAGTGCATGATCACCGTCCCTTCAGTAGAATACAACAGTATCTCTAAG GAGTCCGTCACTGACTAcaccaccccctcctcctcactgGCTGACAGTGTTCCTACAGGAGTGAACAAAATAGAAGAGAGTTTGGTGGCAAGT GTGGCGCTACCCCACTCATTGCCCCTTCCTCGACGAGAGACCCTGCAGCAGAGCTCCAGCCTCAGCACCGTCTCCCCTGCTACTGTTGACCTAACACTAAAG ATGGAATCGGCTCGTAAGGCGTGGGAGAACTCACCAAGTCTGGAGAAGAATTCTCCAgtcacttcctcttcctcccccatCACCTCCTGTGCATCCTCGTACTCCACCTTCTCCTCAGCCTCCATGCCGCAGATCCCTGTGGCTTCTGTTACCCCCAGCACCTCACTGTCAG tagatgatggtcggcacgcccccagtttggagaagcagacaggagtgccagcacgggagcaaa GTTCTGGTACCTATACAACGTCGGCTCTCAGCACCAAGACCACCACAGCCTCTGACCCCCCTAACATCTGTAAGGTgaagccccaacaactgcagggTGGAAGTCTGTCCTCGtccagcagtagcagtagtagcagcagcttCTCTCAGTTGGGCTGTGTGCCTACCCTCCTGCCCCAGCAACAGCAGACCCCACAGGTGTACGTCTCTCAGTCTGCAGCAG CTCAGATTCCAGCTTTCTACATGGACACTAGCCACCTCTTCAGTACCCCCCACCCTCGCTTGGCACCTCCCTCCCTGGCTCAGCAGCAAGGCTTCCAGCCCGGCCTCTCGCAG CCGACGGCAGTGCAGCAGATTCCCATCCCTATCTACGCTCCACTGCAAGGTCAGCCACAACATCAACACCAACATCAGcatcaacaccaacaccaacatcaacaccaacaccaacacaccCACCAGGCTCAGCTGGGACTCAGCACTGGTCCTCCAGTCTCCCAGCCACAGGACCTGTTCAGCTCCTCGCTGCAGCCTTACAG GTCTCAGCAGGCGTTCATGCAGAGCAGCCTGTCGCAGCCCTCCATGATGCTGTCAGGGCCGTCTCTGCACAGCTATGCCGGCGTGCAGGCATCTGACCTGGGCAAGCCTCAGTCTAGTCTGGCCTATCAGCAGGCCTCCTCCCAACAGCACATTCCCATTCTGTTTGAGCCGCAGCTCAACCAGCCCTCTGGCATGGGAGGCTCACAGCTCATTGACACACACCTGCTGCAG TTGTCTTTGGCTCAGGCTCGACAGGGGATGAGTCAGCATTCAAACATGTACTCGGGGCAGGTGCAACAACACGGCCAGAGTAGCTACTATAGCAACACTCAGTCGCCCAGTTCTGCGATGCAACAG GTGACCGTCCCTCTGTCCAGCTCCCAGCTGTCCCTGTCAAACTTTGGCTCGGGTGGAGGTCAGCCCCTCCTGGCGCTGCCTCCCACTCCTCCCCAGGTGCAGCCCCCCAACATCAACCGACAGCCCCCGGTCTCCAATCCATACCGAGGCATCATGGGCCCCAACCACAGCATGATGCAGCCTCCCACCAGCAAG ATGGACATGGATCTGAAACTCTTTGGCAGTGGGATGGATGTGAAGCCCGGAACCCCTCCTATCGGCGCCAGAAGCACCACACCCACCTCCAGCCATTACAG GGCCAGCTCAACGTCTCCGAGCAGCCAGTCCAGTAAGATCAACAGCATGCTGTACCAGAAGCAGTTTCAGGCGAGCTCTGCTGGCATGAGAATGACGCAGCACTTCCCCGGCCAGTTCAACCCACAG ATTCTGTCTCAGCCCAACATCGTCTCTCCTCTGGTTCGACCTCCTCACATTAACTCGTTCGCTGGAGGTGTCCATCGCTCTCCCATGGGCCCTCCGATGTCACCCAATATGGGTGGTGGTCTAATGCCCCATCCCCGACCTCAGCACCCGCAGCACAGCCAGCACCCTCAGCACCCTCAGCACCCTCAGCACCCTCAACACCCTCAACACCCTCAGCATCCTCAACACCCTCAACACCCTCAGCATCCTCAACACCCTCAGCACCCTCAGCACCCTCAGCACCCTCAGCACCCTCAACACCCTCAGCACCCTCCCCGAGGACCTCCTGTTCCCTCGCTTGCTCCAAGAGGCACACAGGCCGCTATGAAGGCTGAACAGGATCTAAAG GCAAAGCAGCGGGCTGAGGTGCTCCAGTCCACTCATAAGTTCTTCTCAgatcagcaacagcagcaactcAAAGCCCCGCAAGTCAGCCAAGTGTCTCGGCTTGATCAGGTGGTGAAACCCCAACTCGACGCGCCTGCTCCGAACCACCAGGCGATGGGCGACCGCCCCGATTCTGACAAACCCCCCATCTCCATGGCCAAGCCCATTCGGACTGGCCCCATAAAACCGCAGGCCATCAAACCAGAAGAGGGCAAGTAA